The following coding sequences lie in one Steroidobacter denitrificans genomic window:
- a CDS encoding energy transducer TonB family protein: MTVRNTATDALPPARMPGRDAGLTLPVRDRLTTTLFLAALFHGIVILGVTFAKPGKDERPTPTLEVLLLTGADTRAADNLQAQYLAQRGQLGSGTTDERVRPANPASSALALQQTGMSDGNSDQYREALIGQPAARILSSRSAQSNLAHRSGEDAPARQVQTPLALSPTTPRPIATSATDLTLRLHGRRNDGSFEVIPNTRESLLAPYLDAWRGKIERIGTLNFPQTVRSHAGGDNPVLEVSIHADGMLGSAIVKRSSGRKDIDQAALSILRLASPFDPFPVELRDRYQELRFAYEWQFLMGEAPP, encoded by the coding sequence ATGACCGTCCGCAACACCGCGACCGATGCCCTGCCGCCCGCCCGAATGCCGGGTCGGGATGCCGGCCTGACGCTCCCGGTCAGGGACCGCCTGACGACCACGCTATTCCTGGCCGCCTTGTTCCACGGCATCGTCATTCTCGGAGTGACATTCGCAAAACCCGGTAAGGATGAACGGCCGACGCCGACACTGGAGGTCCTGCTGTTGACAGGCGCGGATACTCGCGCTGCGGACAATCTGCAGGCGCAATACCTGGCGCAGCGCGGCCAGCTGGGCAGCGGGACGACGGATGAGCGCGTACGTCCCGCCAACCCGGCTTCCTCTGCGCTGGCGTTGCAACAAACCGGCATGTCCGATGGCAACAGCGACCAATATCGCGAGGCGCTTATCGGTCAGCCGGCGGCCCGGATACTCAGCAGCCGCAGCGCACAAAGCAACCTGGCCCACCGCAGCGGCGAGGACGCGCCTGCTCGACAGGTGCAGACACCTCTGGCGCTTTCACCGACCACACCGCGTCCGATCGCGACCAGCGCGACCGACCTGACGCTGCGTTTGCACGGGCGGCGCAACGACGGCAGCTTCGAAGTGATCCCCAACACCCGTGAATCGCTCCTGGCACCGTATCTGGATGCCTGGCGCGGCAAGATCGAGCGGATCGGTACACTCAACTTTCCCCAGACGGTGCGTAGCCACGCCGGCGGCGACAACCCCGTACTGGAAGTCTCCATTCATGCCGATGGCATGTTGGGCAGCGCCATCGTCAAGCGCTCCAGCGGGCGCAAGGACATCGATCAGGCCGCCTTGTCCATTCTGCGCCTCGCCTCCCCTTTCGATCCCTTTCCTGTGGAACTGCGCGACCGATACCAGGAACTGCGTTTCGCCTACGAATGGCAATTCCTGATGGGCGAGGCCCCGCCCTGA
- the gshB gene encoding glutathione synthase gives MVLSPPATPPSGHPAGADSASVRTGSEARSGTRTRVRLVVVMDPIESIKPAKDTTLAMLLAAQARGWELWYTRQDDLRLADGVPQARLQPLEVRDDPLHNWFDLGEAQLAPLSAFDVILMRKDPPFDMEFIYTTYILERAEEQGVLVVNRPQGLRDMNEKVYTAWFPHCCAPTLITRNMADMHAFLQEHLRIVCKPLHGMGGRSIFVVDRGDKNAGVIFETLTEYGSRFAIVQKYLPEIVASGDSRILVIDGEPVPYALARIPTAADHRGNLAAGARGEGRELDDRDRWLVSQIGPALRQRGMLFVGLDVIGGYVTEINVTSPTGVRELDRQFGIRIADRLMDAIDRRLEARARQP, from the coding sequence ATGGTCCTCTCACCCCCAGCCACGCCGCCTTCAGGGCACCCTGCCGGCGCAGATTCCGCCAGCGTACGCACCGGATCCGAGGCCCGCTCAGGAACTCGGACCCGGGTCCGTCTGGTCGTGGTGATGGACCCGATCGAGTCCATCAAGCCCGCCAAGGACACGACACTGGCCATGCTGCTGGCCGCACAGGCACGCGGCTGGGAACTGTGGTACACCCGGCAGGACGACCTGCGCCTCGCCGACGGCGTGCCGCAGGCACGCCTGCAGCCGCTGGAGGTCCGTGACGACCCGCTGCACAACTGGTTCGATCTCGGCGAGGCGCAACTGGCGCCATTATCCGCTTTCGACGTGATACTGATGCGCAAGGATCCGCCCTTCGATATGGAATTCATCTATACGACCTATATCTTGGAACGTGCCGAGGAACAGGGCGTTCTGGTCGTCAACCGTCCGCAGGGCCTGCGCGACATGAATGAAAAGGTCTATACCGCCTGGTTTCCGCACTGCTGTGCACCGACCCTCATCACGCGGAACATGGCGGATATGCATGCATTTCTGCAAGAGCATCTGCGCATCGTCTGCAAGCCGCTGCACGGCATGGGCGGACGCTCGATCTTCGTCGTGGATCGCGGCGACAAGAATGCCGGCGTCATTTTCGAAACCCTCACCGAATACGGATCGCGCTTCGCCATCGTGCAAAAATACCTGCCCGAGATCGTCGCCAGCGGCGACTCCCGCATCCTGGTCATCGACGGAGAGCCGGTCCCCTACGCTCTGGCCCGCATACCCACGGCCGCCGACCATCGCGGCAACCTGGCCGCCGGCGCCCGCGGCGAAGGCCGCGAGCTCGACGATCGCGATCGCTGGCTGGTCAGCCAGATCGGTCCCGCTCTCAGGCAGCGCGGCATGCTGTTCGTGGGGCTGGATGTGATCGGCGGCTATGTCACGGAGATCAACGTCACCAGTCCCACGGGCGTGCGCGAGTTGGACAGGCAATTCGGCATTCGGATCGCTGACCGGTTGATGGACGCCATAGACCGGCGCCTCGAGGCGCGGGCCCGGCAACCCTGA
- a CDS encoding response regulator, whose amino-acid sequence MENLATTQATRLAGLKVLVIDDSKTIRRTAETLLSKEGCEVFTAVDGFDALSKIADHQPDIVFVDIMMPRLDGYQTCSLIKHNKVFRSTPVIMLSSKDGLFDRARGRIVGSEHYLTKPFTKDELLNAIEAHVGEVSR is encoded by the coding sequence ATGGAGAATCTAGCAACGACTCAGGCCACCCGCCTCGCGGGTCTGAAGGTGCTGGTCATCGATGACAGCAAGACCATCCGCCGCACCGCCGAGACTTTGTTGTCCAAGGAGGGCTGCGAGGTTTTTACCGCAGTCGACGGTTTCGATGCACTGTCGAAAATCGCCGACCACCAGCCTGACATCGTTTTCGTCGATATCATGATGCCGCGCCTGGACGGGTATCAGACCTGTTCGCTGATCAAGCACAACAAGGTGTTTCGCTCGACTCCAGTCATCATGCTTTCGAGCAAGGACGGTCTGTTCGATCGGGCACGCGGCCGGATCGTCGGTTCCGAACACTATCTGACCAAACCGTTCACGAAGGACGAACTTCTGAACGCGATCGAAGCCCATGTTGGCGAGGTCTCGCGCTAG
- a CDS encoding response regulator: MALILIVDDSPTEVHIMQQALERHGYQTASAGDGAEAIRKAKEMRPDLIFMDVVMPGVNGFQATRKLAADPDTRTIPVIMVTSKDQETDRIWGMRQGAVDYLVKPVPMDKLIEKAQSALAD, encoded by the coding sequence ATGGCCCTGATCCTGATCGTGGATGATTCACCCACCGAAGTGCATATCATGCAACAGGCGCTGGAGCGTCACGGCTACCAGACGGCCTCGGCCGGCGATGGTGCCGAGGCGATACGCAAGGCGAAGGAAATGCGGCCCGATCTGATCTTCATGGACGTGGTCATGCCCGGAGTGAATGGATTCCAGGCGACCCGCAAGCTGGCAGCCGATCCCGATACCCGGACGATTCCCGTCATCATGGTGACCTCCAAGGATCAGGAAACCGATCGTATCTGGGGCATGCGTCAGGGCGCGGTGGATTATTTGGTGAAGCCGGTGCCAATGGACAAGCTGATCGAGAAGGCTCAATCGGCCTTGGCTGATTGA
- a CDS encoding chemotaxis protein CheW — protein sequence MTNLKALRAKPFELLLELERLARAALTGQGRDAPGEREWVGVAFRLRAENFLVAREETREVLGFPSVVTRVPGAKSWICGIANVRGQLLPVVDLRAFLGGGASTTARSTRVLVAQHREVPAGLLVDEVLGFRRFAEDEFSSTTPPTIARCERYLAGAFRRGAECWPVFSLRTLLESAEFLQAAS from the coding sequence ATGACGAATCTGAAGGCCCTGCGTGCGAAACCCTTCGAGTTGCTACTGGAACTCGAGCGGCTGGCGCGTGCGGCCTTGACCGGCCAGGGCCGCGATGCGCCCGGCGAGCGGGAGTGGGTGGGTGTCGCTTTTCGGCTGCGCGCGGAGAATTTTCTGGTAGCGCGTGAAGAAACACGCGAGGTTCTGGGCTTTCCATCGGTCGTCACCCGAGTCCCGGGCGCCAAATCCTGGATCTGCGGGATTGCCAATGTGCGCGGGCAGTTGCTGCCGGTGGTGGATCTGCGTGCCTTCCTGGGTGGCGGCGCGAGCACGACGGCCCGCAGTACGAGGGTGCTGGTGGCCCAGCATCGGGAGGTGCCGGCGGGGTTGCTGGTCGATGAGGTTCTGGGTTTTCGGCGTTTCGCGGAAGACGAGTTTTCCAGCACGACGCCGCCGACGATCGCGCGCTGCGAGCGCTATCTCGCCGGTGCGTTTCGGCGCGGTGCAGAGTGCTGGCCGGTATTCAGTCTGCGTACCTTGTTGGAGAGCGCGGAGTTTTTGCAGGCGGCCTCCTGA
- a CDS encoding methyl-accepting chemotaxis protein has product MGEIRMSGVRFLPVLMAVALACIVAAITLLLLPGTGRGPAVQDADELALLALKIPAQAQAALYGNTEGNKAAFQTLAQSRTRFAARADALGADVAQFDASKALLESSQTVLDVEEILTGVRKASAEVRALVPQLLQSLGNVASALGSPGVEGMARHLERFELAGLRLQQDTEALAGGIGDGAAIARRLADGNDYMGQVIGGLAGEDAGLGLPSVTGTEASTRFKSTQALYAQLSEKVRGVISAADRLREARAAGIVLAVSGDQVHARFGSGSSADDIAGRTAAAARGKTLPVALLGGGVLALLVLSLLYAMSGSIRKTVELQTAKNERNQEAILRLLDELSSLADGDLTVQATVTEDITGAIADSINYAIEALRELVTTITESAVSLDAAAKQTQASAGQLAKASVAQSKQVTLASESVAAMAASTEEVSGNAERSSDVARHSVDVAHKGGEAVRRTIDGMNAIRETIQETSKRIKRLGESSQEIGNIVELINDIAEQTNILALNASIQASMAGEAGRGFAVVADEVQRLAERSANATRQIEVLVRTIQADTNEAVVSMERSTTDVVGGALLAENAGAALEEIEQVSNQIASLVQNISASAREQASAAQNISRNMGVLREISAQTAENSSATSSSVGKLAELSAQLRRSVAGFRLPDAVTGSTALLTGHGGSTPHAKDDDEAELPAPRKISGLVG; this is encoded by the coding sequence ATGGGCGAGATTAGGATGAGCGGCGTACGGTTTTTGCCGGTGCTGATGGCGGTAGCGCTGGCCTGTATCGTAGCTGCGATTACGCTGCTGCTGCTGCCAGGCACGGGCCGCGGGCCGGCTGTGCAGGATGCCGACGAACTGGCGCTGCTGGCCCTGAAAATTCCCGCGCAGGCCCAGGCCGCTTTGTACGGCAACACCGAAGGCAATAAGGCCGCGTTCCAGACGCTGGCGCAATCGCGCACGCGTTTTGCCGCTCGGGCCGACGCCCTGGGCGCCGATGTGGCGCAGTTCGACGCCTCGAAGGCGTTGCTGGAAAGCAGCCAGACGGTGTTGGATGTCGAGGAGATACTGACCGGTGTGCGCAAGGCTTCAGCCGAGGTGCGCGCGCTCGTGCCTCAGCTGCTACAGAGCCTGGGGAACGTGGCGAGTGCGCTGGGCTCTCCCGGCGTGGAAGGCATGGCGCGGCATCTGGAGCGCTTCGAGCTGGCAGGTTTGCGCCTGCAGCAGGATACCGAAGCGCTGGCCGGCGGTATCGGCGATGGCGCTGCGATCGCGCGCCGGCTGGCGGATGGCAACGACTATATGGGGCAGGTCATCGGCGGTCTGGCCGGCGAGGATGCCGGCCTGGGACTGCCGAGCGTGACCGGTACGGAGGCGTCGACCCGGTTCAAGTCGACCCAGGCGCTGTACGCCCAGCTCAGCGAAAAGGTGCGTGGCGTGATCAGCGCCGCCGACCGGCTGCGCGAGGCACGCGCGGCCGGTATAGTACTGGCCGTCAGCGGCGATCAGGTCCATGCCCGCTTCGGCAGCGGTTCTTCCGCCGACGATATTGCCGGCCGTACTGCCGCAGCGGCGAGGGGCAAGACGCTGCCTGTGGCGCTGCTGGGGGGCGGAGTGCTGGCGCTGCTGGTGCTGTCCCTGCTGTATGCAATGAGCGGCAGCATCCGCAAGACGGTGGAACTTCAGACGGCCAAGAACGAGCGCAACCAGGAGGCGATCCTGCGCCTGCTCGATGAGCTTTCCAGCCTGGCCGACGGCGATCTGACCGTGCAGGCGACGGTGACCGAGGACATCACCGGCGCGATTGCCGATTCCATCAATTACGCCATCGAAGCGCTGCGCGAGCTGGTTACCACGATCACGGAATCCGCGGTATCGCTGGATGCCGCCGCGAAACAGACTCAGGCCTCTGCCGGCCAGCTTGCCAAGGCTTCCGTCGCGCAGTCCAAGCAGGTCACGCTGGCCTCGGAATCGGTCGCGGCAATGGCTGCATCGACCGAGGAAGTCTCCGGTAATGCGGAACGCTCCTCGGATGTCGCGCGCCATTCCGTCGACGTCGCGCACAAGGGCGGTGAAGCGGTGCGGCGCACGATCGACGGCATGAACGCGATTCGCGAAACGATCCAGGAGACGTCCAAGCGCATCAAGCGCCTGGGCGAGAGTTCCCAGGAAATCGGCAATATCGTCGAGCTGATCAACGATATCGCCGAGCAGACCAATATCCTGGCCTTGAACGCCTCCATCCAGGCATCGATGGCAGGCGAGGCCGGCCGTGGTTTCGCCGTCGTCGCCGATGAAGTGCAGCGCCTGGCCGAGCGTTCGGCGAATGCGACGCGGCAGATCGAGGTGCTGGTGCGAACGATCCAGGCGGATACGAACGAGGCGGTGGTCTCGATGGAGCGCAGCACCACGGATGTGGTCGGCGGCGCACTGTTGGCGGAAAACGCCGGCGCTGCGCTGGAGGAGATCGAGCAGGTGTCCAATCAGATCGCCAGTCTGGTGCAGAATATTTCCGCGAGTGCCCGTGAACAGGCATCGGCGGCGCAGAATATTTCGCGCAACATGGGGGTATTGCGCGAGATCAGTGCGCAGACGGCGGAGAATTCCTCGGCGACCTCCAGTTCGGTCGGCAAGCTGGCCGAGCTATCCGCTCAACTACGCAGATCCGTAGCCGGCTTCCGGCTGCCGGACGCGGTGACCGGCAGTACTGCGCTGCTGACCGGTCATGGCGGAAGCACGCCGCACGCCAAGGACGATGATGAAGCCGAACTCCCCGCGCCCAGAAAAATCAGTGGGCTGGTCGGATGA